From one Butyricimonas faecihominis genomic stretch:
- a CDS encoding isoprenyl transferase, giving the protein MDKENIPEHVAIIMDGNGRWAKSHGLERWEGHKKGVDAVRTAMEAAGEIGVKYLTLYAFSIENWNRPKKEIDVLMGLMVDAILAETDNLMRKQVRVKAIGNLSDLPEEVYNKLQGLITRTASNTGLTLVLALSYGARWEILTAAKRIVQDVRDGKIEDVEAFTDADFSTYLTTSGIPDPDLLIRTSGECRLSNFLLWQLAYTELYFLDKFWPDFEKEDLYLAIRNFQKRERRFGLTGEQLKK; this is encoded by the coding sequence ATGGATAAAGAGAATATACCGGAACACGTGGCAATTATTATGGATGGAAACGGAAGGTGGGCCAAAAGTCACGGTTTGGAGAGATGGGAAGGTCATAAAAAAGGAGTAGATGCGGTAAGAACAGCAATGGAGGCTGCCGGGGAGATCGGGGTGAAGTATTTGACTTTATATGCTTTTTCGATAGAGAACTGGAATCGTCCGAAGAAAGAGATAGACGTGTTGATGGGTTTGATGGTGGATGCTATTTTGGCTGAAACTGATAATTTGATGAGAAAACAAGTCCGGGTGAAGGCTATCGGGAATTTGTCGGATTTGCCGGAAGAGGTATATAACAAGTTACAGGGATTAATAACGAGAACGGCATCTAATACCGGGTTAACTCTAGTGTTGGCATTAAGTTATGGGGCAAGATGGGAGATTTTGACAGCGGCCAAGCGGATAGTTCAAGATGTGCGGGATGGCAAAATAGAAGATGTTGAGGCATTTACAGACGCAGATTTTTCCACTTACCTGACGACGTCGGGAATCCCTGATCCCGATTTATTGATCCGAACAAGTGGTGAATGTAGGCTTAGTAATTTCCTTTTATGGCAATTAGCGTATACTGAACTATATTTTCTTGATAAATTTTGGCCCGATTTTGAAAAAGAAGACTTATATTTGGCCATTCGTAATTTTCAAAAAAGAGAAAGACGATTCGGGTTAACCGGAGAGCAACTAAAAAAGTGA
- a CDS encoding NAD kinase, whose product MCSKISKVAIYGRVIHEEFYPYFKQMLRDLNERGVCLTCYKPFYDFLREKCGISDVFQAFYEEDVDRDTDVLFSVGGDGTFLDSAMRVKNHGVPVLGINSGRLGFLANIAQEEIPQAIHWLCAGDFDVEQRALVKFEMKDNPFAEFNYALNEISVLKTERSSLLKVHAYIGEEYLTTYWADGVIVATPTGSTAYSLSCGGPIVAFGCDNLIITPVSPHNLNMRPLILPGNVQIRLKVESRSGDFMLSADSRMQRMSDNHELFISSGDFKMNVVKMPDHSYYDTLRNKLNWGEDKRNKKDKS is encoded by the coding sequence ATGTGTTCAAAAATAAGTAAAGTTGCGATTTACGGACGGGTGATTCATGAAGAGTTTTATCCTTATTTCAAACAAATGTTGCGTGATCTGAATGAGCGAGGGGTTTGTTTGACTTGTTATAAACCTTTCTATGATTTTTTGAGGGAAAAATGTGGTATTTCTGATGTGTTTCAAGCGTTTTATGAGGAGGATGTTGATCGGGATACGGATGTTTTGTTCAGCGTGGGAGGAGACGGGACATTTCTTGATTCTGCGATGCGAGTGAAAAATCATGGTGTTCCTGTGTTGGGCATCAATAGCGGGCGGTTGGGTTTTTTGGCTAATATAGCTCAAGAAGAGATTCCTCAGGCTATTCATTGGTTATGTGCCGGAGACTTTGACGTGGAACAGCGTGCGTTGGTGAAATTCGAGATGAAAGATAATCCTTTTGCTGAATTTAATTATGCATTGAATGAGATAAGTGTATTGAAGACAGAACGTTCCTCTTTGTTGAAGGTTCATGCTTATATCGGGGAAGAATATCTCACCACATACTGGGCTGATGGCGTGATCGTGGCCACGCCTACCGGGTCTACTGCCTACTCGTTAAGTTGCGGGGGACCGATCGTGGCTTTTGGTTGCGATAACTTGATCATAACTCCGGTAAGCCCGCATAATTTGAATATGCGTCCCTTGATTTTGCCCGGTAATGTGCAAATCCGTTTAAAAGTTGAGAGTCGTTCAGGAGACTTCATGTTGAGTGCTGATTCTCGTATGCAAAGAATGTCGGATAATCACGAATTATTTATATCTTCGGGCGATTTTAAAATGAATGTTGTGAAAATGCCTGATCATAGTTATTACGACACGTTACGGAATAAATTGAATTGGGGCGAGGACAAGAGAAACAAGAAAGATAAAAGTTGA
- a CDS encoding CBS domain-containing protein, with protein MIASSLLSNVVPVLKKDDTCAQALGWMDLFRVSHLPVLDGETYVGLLSDEIMYAHGSIHDPIGKLDIPREMTFVYEDVHMYDVIGVASSRLLSVVPVLNRKEVYQGAILLTDILHNIDKLLCIDDPGGIIVLEVNKIDYSLAEVAQIVEYNEAKVLSCYVTCMPDSNKVVITLKVNTARIEPILDTFIRYRYVIKNTFVSGEEMNEEMKDRYGQLLKFMEM; from the coding sequence ATGATCGCATCAAGTTTACTATCAAATGTTGTACCGGTATTGAAGAAGGATGATACTTGTGCCCAGGCATTGGGGTGGATGGACTTGTTTCGGGTGTCTCATTTGCCTGTCTTGGATGGAGAAACGTACGTGGGGTTGTTATCTGATGAAATCATGTATGCGCACGGGAGTATTCATGATCCGATCGGTAAGTTGGATATACCCAGGGAAATGACTTTCGTTTACGAAGATGTACATATGTATGATGTTATCGGGGTTGCCTCTTCACGGCTTTTGTCGGTGGTACCGGTTTTGAACCGAAAAGAGGTATATCAGGGAGCTATTTTGTTAACAGACATCTTGCATAATATTGATAAACTTTTGTGTATAGACGATCCTGGCGGAATTATCGTGTTGGAAGTAAATAAAATTGATTATTCTTTGGCCGAGGTCGCCCAAATCGTGGAGTATAACGAGGCGAAGGTGTTGAGTTGCTATGTTACGTGTATGCCGGATTCTAATAAAGTGGTGATTACTCTTAAAGTGAATACGGCCCGGATAGAACCGATTCTGGATACTTTTATTCGTTATCGTTATGTGATCAAAAATACTTTTGTTTCCGGTGAAGAGATGAATGAAGAGATGAAAGATCGTTACGGGCAGTTGTTGAAGTTTATGGAAATGTAG